In Deltaproteobacteria bacterium, a single genomic region encodes these proteins:
- a CDS encoding RimK family protein, translating into MPILIVVSDLADWPIDIAGAKVVLAREYLTRPEYVEISDAKVFNLCRSYRYQKLGYYVSLVAAARGQRPFPTPGTIQDLKSKTIVNVVDGEIEELIQHSLKPLQSERFVLTAYFGHNIAARHTKLAQALFRRFPAPLLRSEFTYHSRDKRWELTSVEALAPHEVPPEHREFLTEVATEYFRRRHHVKIARAATTAYDLAILTDPDEAQPPSCERALQKFVGAAESLGFDVEIIGKHDYTRLAEFDALFIRATTSVNHRTFRFSRKAAAEGLVVIDDPESILRCTNKVFLAELLHQHDIPAPRTMIVHRGNVTEAMSQLGLPCILKQPDSSFSQGVSKAESPEEFRAQIDRLLGRSDLVIAQEFTPTAFDWRIGVLDRQPIYACKYFMAGQHWQVIHREGAGGSEEGPSEAVPLERVPKRLLRTACKAANLIGDGLYGVDLKEFDDGRYSVIEVNDNPSIDAGVEDALLMDELYRSIMRVFRKRIEERRRLL; encoded by the coding sequence GTGCCGATCCTCATCGTCGTCAGCGACCTGGCCGACTGGCCCATCGACATCGCCGGCGCCAAGGTGGTGCTCGCGCGCGAATACCTCACGCGGCCCGAGTACGTCGAGATCAGCGACGCGAAGGTCTTCAATCTCTGTCGCTCCTACCGCTATCAGAAGCTGGGCTACTACGTGTCGTTGGTGGCCGCGGCCCGCGGCCAGCGACCGTTCCCGACCCCGGGCACGATCCAGGACCTCAAGTCGAAGACCATCGTCAACGTCGTCGACGGCGAGATCGAAGAGCTCATCCAGCACTCGCTCAAGCCGCTGCAGTCCGAGCGCTTCGTGCTGACGGCGTACTTCGGGCACAACATCGCCGCACGCCACACCAAGCTCGCGCAGGCGTTGTTTCGCCGTTTCCCGGCGCCGCTGCTGCGCAGCGAGTTCACCTACCACAGCCGTGACAAGCGCTGGGAGCTCACCTCGGTCGAGGCGCTGGCGCCCCACGAGGTCCCGCCCGAGCACCGCGAGTTCCTCACCGAGGTCGCGACCGAGTACTTCCGGCGCCGCCACCACGTGAAGATCGCCCGCGCCGCGACCACCGCCTACGACCTCGCGATCCTGACCGACCCCGATGAGGCGCAGCCGCCGTCGTGCGAGCGGGCGCTGCAGAAGTTCGTCGGCGCCGCCGAGTCGCTCGGTTTCGACGTCGAGATCATCGGCAAGCACGACTACACGCGTCTGGCCGAGTTCGATGCGCTCTTCATCCGCGCCACCACCAGCGTCAACCACCGCACGTTCCGCTTCTCGCGCAAGGCCGCGGCCGAGGGCCTGGTGGTGATCGACGACCCCGAGTCGATCCTGCGCTGCACCAACAAGGTCTTCCTCGCCGAGCTCCTGCACCAGCACGACATCCCTGCGCCGCGCACGATGATCGTGCACCGCGGCAACGTCACCGAGGCGATGTCGCAGCTGGGCCTGCCTTGCATCCTCAAGCAGCCCGACAGCTCGTTCTCGCAGGGCGTCAGCAAGGCCGAGTCGCCCGAGGAGTTTCGCGCGCAGATCGATCGCCTGCTCGGTCGCTCCGACCTCGTCATTGCGCAGGAGTTCACGCCGACCGCGTTCGACTGGCGCATCGGCGTGCTCGACCGCCAGCCGATCTATGCCTGCAAGTACTTCATGGCCGGTCAGCACTGGCAGGTCATCCATCGCGAGGGTGCCGGCGGGAGCGAGGAGGGGCCATCGGAGGCGGTGCCGCTCGAGCGGGTGCCCAAGCGCCTGCTGCGGACGGCGTGCAAGGCGGCGAACCTGATCGGCGATGGCCTCTACGGCGTCGACCTCAAGGAGTTCGACGACGGCCGCTACTCGGTGATCGAGGTCAACGACAACCCCAGCATCGACGCCGGGGTCGAGGACGCCCTGCTGATGGACGAGCTGTACCGCTCCATCATGCGGGTGTTCCGCAAGCGCATCGAAGAGCGCCGGAGGCTGCTGTGA
- a CDS encoding adenosine deaminase — translation MPKVELHLHIEGTLEPELMFELARRNAVKLPWPDIAQLRAAYDFRDLQSFLDVYYCGAQVLLQPRDFDDLAWSWCRRAAADGVVHAEIFVDPQTHTDRGVALEAVLEGLGEALARAERELGMTTAIIPCFLRHLPPEAAAACYRDCARFGDRFVGFGLDSSERDHPPAAFAEVFARVRADGHRVVAHAGEEGPPSYIEQALDILGASRIDHGVRCLEDPALVRRLADAAVPLTVCPLSNLRLRVVDRLEAHPLARMLAAGLCASVHSDDPAYFGGTIATNFEAVTAALALDRNQLRALADNAVAAAFVDATRRAALADAVARHFDADPLTT, via the coding sequence ATGCCCAAGGTCGAGCTGCACTTGCACATCGAAGGCACGCTCGAGCCCGAGCTGATGTTCGAGCTGGCGCGTCGCAACGCGGTGAAGTTGCCGTGGCCCGACATCGCGCAGCTGCGCGCGGCCTACGACTTCCGTGATCTGCAGTCGTTCCTCGACGTGTACTACTGCGGTGCGCAGGTGCTGCTGCAGCCGCGCGACTTCGACGACCTGGCGTGGTCGTGGTGCCGCCGCGCGGCCGCCGATGGAGTCGTGCACGCCGAGATCTTCGTAGACCCGCAGACCCACACCGACCGGGGTGTCGCGCTCGAGGCCGTGCTCGAGGGGCTCGGTGAGGCGCTCGCACGCGCCGAACGCGAGCTGGGCATGACCACGGCCATCATCCCCTGCTTCCTGCGCCACCTGCCGCCCGAGGCCGCGGCCGCGTGCTACCGCGACTGCGCGCGCTTCGGTGATCGCTTCGTCGGCTTCGGGCTCGACTCGTCCGAGCGCGACCACCCCCCGGCCGCGTTCGCCGAGGTCTTCGCCCGCGTGCGCGCCGACGGCCACCGCGTGGTTGCCCACGCCGGCGAGGAGGGGCCGCCGTCGTACATCGAGCAGGCACTCGACATCCTCGGGGCGTCGCGCATCGATCACGGGGTCCGCTGCCTCGAGGATCCCGCGTTGGTGCGGCGGCTCGCCGACGCGGCCGTGCCGCTGACGGTCTGTCCGCTTTCGAACCTGCGCCTGCGCGTGGTCGATCGTCTCGAAGCGCACCCGCTGGCGCGCATGCTCGCGGCCGGCCTGTGCGCGAGCGTGCACTCGGACGATCCCGCGTACTTCGGCGGCACGATCGCGACCAACTTCGAGGCGGTGACGGCAGCATTGGCGCTCGATCGCAACCAACTGCGCGCGCTGGCGGACAACGCCGTCGCCGCGGCATTCGTCGATGCGACGCGCCGCGCCGCGCTCGCCGACGCCGTGGCGCGGCACTTCGACGCGGACCCGCTCACCACCTAA
- a CDS encoding HDOD domain-containing protein, with protein MDQRGRRQIDPGRVHVIEASAAPADPAERQRRVREIALALGRAVEDPKFRLPLLPETAAEALQLANDPSTPMNRLERVVSRDTALAARMLTVATSPAYAGTGVRSLTAALQRLGSGAVRDILYQAVMECHVFRGNERAVRAEREHAVAVGAIARSLSGVLGFDPQYTFVCGLLHDLGRTAIHTLRDHEPLAGAADILDEIAEIVHPNLGAHMAARWKLPALVIEGVRRHHRYRDFDEQGGYSQIGHVLAVSNLLAHRLGLGRPPAPETDAMLAPIYELGLDPVASLELAQAAVRA; from the coding sequence GTGGACCAGCGCGGCCGTCGACAGATCGACCCCGGCCGCGTCCACGTGATCGAGGCCTCCGCCGCACCCGCCGACCCCGCCGAGCGGCAGCGTCGCGTCCGCGAGATCGCGCTGGCGCTGGGTCGCGCGGTCGAAGATCCCAAGTTCCGCCTGCCGTTGCTGCCGGAGACCGCCGCCGAGGCCCTGCAGCTGGCCAATGACCCCAGCACGCCGATGAATCGGCTCGAGCGCGTGGTCAGCAGAGACACCGCCCTCGCCGCGCGCATGCTCACGGTCGCGACCTCGCCCGCCTACGCCGGCACCGGGGTGCGCTCGCTGACCGCCGCGCTGCAGCGACTCGGCAGCGGAGCCGTGCGCGACATCCTCTACCAGGCGGTCATGGAGTGCCACGTGTTCCGCGGCAACGAGCGCGCGGTGCGGGCCGAACGCGAGCACGCGGTCGCGGTCGGTGCGATCGCTCGCAGTCTCAGCGGGGTGCTCGGCTTCGACCCGCAGTACACCTTCGTGTGCGGCTTGCTGCACGACCTCGGCCGCACCGCGATCCACACCCTGCGCGATCATGAACCGCTCGCGGGCGCGGCCGACATCCTCGACGAGATCGCCGAGATCGTGCACCCCAACCTCGGTGCACACATGGCCGCGCGCTGGAAGCTCCCGGCGCTCGTCATCGAGGGCGTGCGTCGGCACCATCGCTACCGCGACTTCGACGAGCAGGGCGGCTACTCGCAGATCGGTCACGTGCTCGCGGTCTCGAACCTGCTCGCGCATCGGCTCGGTCTCGGGCGCCCGCCCGCGCCCGAGACCGACGCCATGCTCGCGCCGATCTACGAGCTCGGACTCGATCCGGTCGCGAGCCTCGAGCTGGCGCAGGCCGCCGTGCGTGCGTGA
- a CDS encoding L,D-transpeptidase family protein: MNVARPAHLTCSLLAVLALASSCARAGEGRTADAPPLPAGALEPTAVAEPSARAVAAAPRIPALAAATLADDGIELFEAPTVVQLDGFTDVFAAPRIDAERLGVIAMGERVAAHEPGSTDGCAAGWRAIEPIGFICAEVTPTRLAASSTVLPRLPRGAVVPGTYGKLDAERTRIYDALDRVAAGDEGRRPDASLTVRRLARVSHGGRSYWRTRHGYVPAQQIRKLDSSRFHGVAVGDDLAQPRVWARFRGDDGNIALRASASAGSKVVARMKARRDGRVLETSDDGRFVRVALGDGVEGWAARDDVRIARRTAAPADIGADERWLDIDVAEQVLVAYVGARPVYATLVSTGRRTHDTPLGSFRIERKLAERTMSSRPGDDDPYAVDRVPWTSYFIGSFALHAAYWHGSFGERKSHGCVNLAPIDARQLYGWTGPGVQPGWSETFATAEQPGSLVRIHDGAAIADGTQVVLAATADLGEVEG; encoded by the coding sequence GTGAACGTCGCTCGCCCCGCCCACCTCACGTGCTCGCTGCTCGCCGTGCTCGCGCTCGCGTCCAGCTGCGCACGCGCCGGCGAGGGCCGCACCGCCGACGCACCGCCGCTCCCCGCCGGTGCCCTCGAGCCCACCGCGGTCGCCGAGCCGAGTGCACGCGCCGTCGCTGCGGCGCCCCGCATCCCCGCACTCGCCGCGGCGACCCTCGCCGACGACGGCATCGAGCTGTTCGAGGCGCCGACGGTGGTGCAGCTCGACGGCTTCACCGACGTGTTCGCGGCGCCGCGGATCGACGCCGAGCGTCTCGGCGTGATCGCGATGGGCGAGCGGGTCGCCGCCCACGAGCCCGGCTCGACCGACGGCTGCGCGGCGGGCTGGCGCGCGATCGAGCCGATCGGCTTCATCTGCGCCGAGGTCACGCCCACGCGACTGGCCGCCAGCAGCACGGTGCTGCCCCGCCTACCCCGCGGCGCGGTGGTCCCTGGCACCTACGGCAAGCTCGATGCCGAGCGCACGCGCATCTACGACGCGCTCGATCGGGTCGCTGCCGGTGACGAAGGTCGCCGCCCAGACGCATCGCTCACCGTGCGTCGGCTCGCGCGGGTCAGCCATGGCGGTCGCAGCTACTGGCGCACACGTCACGGCTACGTGCCCGCCCAGCAGATCCGCAAGCTCGACAGCTCGCGCTTCCACGGCGTCGCGGTCGGCGACGACCTGGCCCAGCCGCGGGTGTGGGCGCGCTTCCGGGGTGACGACGGCAACATCGCGCTGCGCGCGTCCGCGAGCGCGGGCTCGAAGGTGGTCGCACGCATGAAGGCACGCCGCGATGGTCGCGTGCTCGAGACCAGCGACGACGGTCGCTTCGTCCGCGTCGCACTCGGCGATGGCGTGGAGGGCTGGGCCGCGCGCGACGACGTTCGCATCGCGCGACGCACCGCCGCGCCCGCCGACATCGGCGCCGACGAGCGCTGGCTCGACATCGACGTCGCCGAGCAGGTGCTGGTGGCGTACGTCGGCGCGCGCCCGGTCTACGCAACCCTGGTGTCGACCGGGCGTCGCACCCACGACACCCCGCTCGGCAGCTTCCGCATCGAACGAAAGCTGGCCGAGCGCACCATGAGCAGCCGGCCCGGCGACGACGACCCCTACGCGGTCGATCGCGTGCCGTGGACGTCGTACTTCATCGGCAGCTTCGCGCTGCACGCCGCGTACTGGCATGGCAGCTTCGGCGAGCGCAAGAGCCACGGCTGCGTGAACCTGGCGCCGATCGACGCGCGCCAGCTCTACGGCTGGACCGGCCCCGGCGTGCAGCCCGGGTGGAGCGAGACCTTCGCGACCGCCGAGCAGCCGGGCTCGTTGGTGCGCATCCACGACGGTGCTGCGATCGCGGACGGCACGCAGGTTGTGCTCGCCGCGACCGCCGACCTCGGCGAGGTCGAGGGCTAG
- a CDS encoding sigma-54-dependent Fis family transcriptional regulator, whose protein sequence is MNPRVLLVDDEQSLCEWVAAALAKRAIDVTWRRTGVDALALLESDDFDVAVVDLNMRGMGGLELCERMVGCRPDLPVVVITAFGSLETAVAAIRVGAYDFVTKPFEIDGLRLTLDRAASHRALRTELHRLRRVIRDGQHVGAMLGGSVAMRRIYDLVERVAITDTAVLVTGESGTGKELLAREIHRRSHRAARPFVALNCSAVPEALLESELFGHVKGAFTDAGAPRPGLFRQAGDGTLFLDEIGELPLQLQPKLLRAIQERMVRPVGSDVEYPFEARLITATNRDLELAVDERRFREDLFYRINVLNVHLPPLRERGADVLLLAEQFVERYAVALGRGVVGLTAEAAAKLMAYAWPGNVRELQNCIERAVALTPFDRIVVADLPERIQAFRAARVVLGGEDPTEVLPLEEVERRYIRWAVEAVGGHKSVAAQKLGVDRKTLYRRLAAYDRSDPDKAAR, encoded by the coding sequence ATGAACCCACGGGTGTTGCTGGTCGACGACGAGCAGAGCCTGTGCGAGTGGGTCGCGGCCGCGCTGGCCAAGCGTGCGATCGACGTGACGTGGCGTCGCACGGGTGTCGACGCGCTGGCGTTGCTGGAGTCCGACGACTTCGACGTCGCCGTCGTGGATCTCAACATGCGCGGCATGGGCGGGCTCGAGCTGTGCGAGCGCATGGTCGGGTGCCGGCCGGATCTCCCGGTCGTGGTCATCACCGCGTTCGGCAGCCTGGAGACCGCGGTCGCGGCGATCCGCGTGGGTGCCTACGACTTCGTCACCAAGCCGTTCGAGATCGATGGCTTGCGGCTGACCCTCGATCGCGCGGCGTCGCACCGCGCCCTGCGCACGGAGTTGCACCGCCTCCGCCGCGTGATCCGCGACGGGCAGCACGTCGGCGCGATGCTCGGCGGCAGCGTGGCGATGCGGCGCATCTACGATCTCGTCGAGCGCGTGGCCATCACGGACACGGCGGTGCTCGTGACCGGTGAGAGCGGCACCGGCAAGGAACTGCTCGCGCGGGAGATCCACCGCCGCAGCCATCGTGCCGCGCGGCCCTTCGTCGCGCTCAACTGCTCCGCAGTGCCCGAGGCGTTGCTCGAGTCGGAGCTCTTCGGCCACGTGAAGGGTGCCTTCACCGATGCCGGCGCGCCGCGCCCGGGGCTGTTCCGCCAGGCCGGCGACGGCACCCTCTTCCTCGATGAGATCGGCGAGCTGCCGCTGCAGCTGCAGCCCAAGCTGCTGCGCGCGATCCAGGAGCGCATGGTGCGGCCAGTCGGGAGCGACGTCGAGTATCCCTTCGAGGCGCGACTCATCACCGCCACCAACCGTGATCTCGAGCTCGCGGTCGACGAGCGACGCTTCCGCGAAGACCTCTTCTACCGCATCAACGTGCTCAACGTGCACCTACCGCCGCTGCGCGAGCGGGGCGCCGACGTGCTGTTGCTCGCCGAGCAATTCGTGGAGCGCTACGCGGTCGCGCTCGGTCGCGGCGTCGTCGGCCTGACCGCCGAGGCGGCCGCCAAGCTCATGGCGTACGCGTGGCCCGGCAATGTGCGCGAGCTGCAGAACTGCATCGAGCGAGCGGTTGCACTCACGCCGTTCGACCGCATCGTAGTGGCCGACCTGCCCGAGCGCATCCAGGCCTTCCGTGCCGCCCGGGTCGTGCTCGGCGGCGAGGACCCCACCGAGGTGCTGCCGCTCGAGGAAGTCGAGCGCCGCTACATCCGCTGGGCGGTCGAGGCGGTCGGCGGTCACAAGTCGGTCGCGGCGCAGAAGCTCGGTGTCGATCGCAAGACCCTCTACCGCCGGCTGGCCGCCTACGATCGCAGCGATCCCGACAAGGCGGCCCGTTGA
- a CDS encoding HAMP domain-containing histidine kinase translates to MRLTAKFLLAFLITTLVVFSVGGYVRVRGEVAEFDDDMRLDVGAVVASLSHALGPMVDGLGVEAARAVIERADRGAVHLTVRWVGLDDDRQGLAAPVVPRTQLGGLLAGEPVFARIPAAAADPGALVAYAPVESRRLGHTAIEARESLAKRARFVSDSIDRTAYSMLIAFAASAAVALVLGMALIGRPLRAIVRKVRHIATGDLARPLRLRQHDEIGEVASELNAMCDRLARAREDLASEAAARAGALEQLRHADRLATVGRLAAGMAHEIGTPLAVAAGRSAMIVSGEAQGPEAVDNARIVVEQTQRIAIIMRALLDFARRSPGRRRRLDLGALAGRTTSLLMPMADKRGVALTVVRATDHALDVDVDALQIEQALSNLVVNAIHATAAGGRVTITLDDVVATPPTAHGGRPGPHACLRVTDTGTGMDAATVEHIFEPFFTTKDIGEGTGLGLPVAHGVVCDHDGWLDVRSVPGEGSCFTIYLPRATEAAA, encoded by the coding sequence ATGCGGCTGACCGCGAAGTTCCTGCTCGCGTTCTTGATCACCACCTTGGTGGTGTTCAGCGTGGGTGGATACGTGCGGGTGCGCGGCGAAGTCGCCGAGTTCGACGACGACATGCGACTCGACGTCGGTGCCGTCGTGGCGTCGCTGTCCCACGCCCTGGGGCCGATGGTCGATGGTCTCGGCGTCGAGGCGGCCCGCGCCGTCATCGAACGCGCCGATCGGGGGGCGGTCCATCTCACGGTGCGCTGGGTCGGCCTCGACGACGATCGTCAGGGGCTCGCCGCGCCGGTCGTGCCGCGGACACAGCTCGGGGGCTTGCTCGCCGGCGAGCCCGTGTTCGCGCGGATCCCCGCAGCCGCCGCGGATCCGGGGGCGCTGGTGGCCTACGCACCGGTCGAGAGCCGACGCCTCGGACACACCGCGATCGAGGCCCGCGAGTCGCTCGCGAAGCGGGCCCGCTTCGTGTCGGACTCCATCGACCGTACCGCCTACTCGATGCTGATCGCGTTCGCGGCCAGTGCCGCGGTCGCGCTCGTGCTCGGCATGGCGCTCATCGGTCGGCCGCTGCGGGCCATCGTCCGCAAGGTGCGACACATCGCCACCGGCGACCTCGCGCGGCCGCTGCGGCTACGGCAGCACGACGAGATCGGCGAGGTCGCCTCGGAGCTGAACGCCATGTGCGACCGCCTGGCGCGCGCCCGCGAGGACCTCGCGTCCGAGGCTGCCGCACGCGCTGGCGCGCTCGAGCAGCTGCGCCACGCCGACCGACTCGCCACCGTCGGTCGGCTCGCCGCCGGCATGGCCCACGAGATCGGCACGCCGCTGGCGGTCGCCGCCGGGCGCAGCGCGATGATCGTCAGCGGCGAGGCCCAGGGCCCGGAAGCCGTCGACAACGCGCGCATCGTCGTCGAGCAGACCCAGCGCATCGCGATCATCATGCGCGCGCTGCTGGACTTCGCGCGGCGCTCCCCGGGCCGGCGCCGTCGTCTCGATCTGGGTGCGCTCGCCGGGCGCACCACGAGCCTGCTGATGCCGATGGCCGACAAGCGCGGCGTCGCATTGACGGTGGTGCGCGCCACCGACCACGCGCTCGACGTCGATGTCGATGCCTTGCAGATCGAGCAGGCGCTGTCCAACCTCGTGGTCAACGCGATCCATGCCACGGCTGCGGGCGGCCGCGTGACGATCACGCTCGACGACGTCGTTGCCACGCCGCCCACGGCCCACGGTGGGCGGCCAGGGCCCCACGCATGCCTGCGCGTGACCGATACCGGCACCGGCATGGACGCCGCGACCGTCGAGCACATCTTCGAGCCGTTCTTCACCACCAAGGACATCGGTGAGGGCACCGGTCTGGGCCTGCCGGTGGCGCACGGGGTGGTGTGCGACCACGACGGTTGGCTCGATGTCCGCAGCGTGCCCGGCGAGGGCAGCTGCTTCACCATCTACTTGCCGCGCGCAACGGAGGCCGCCGCATGA
- a CDS encoding response regulator codes for MVAEDDTEMRRLIARVLRYEGYDIVEANSGSALLDALVDQMLLHTQAVPFDLVISDLRMPGLTGIDVLRWLRSEDWVLPYILITAFGSPAVEHEALWAGADAILAKPFELDHLRATVQALIGGMTAGGSPL; via the coding sequence CTGGTGGCCGAGGACGACACCGAGATGCGGCGGTTGATCGCACGGGTGCTTCGCTACGAGGGCTACGACATCGTCGAGGCCAACAGCGGCTCCGCGCTGCTCGACGCGCTGGTCGATCAGATGTTGCTGCACACCCAGGCGGTGCCGTTCGATCTGGTGATTTCGGACCTGCGCATGCCGGGGCTCACCGGCATCGACGTGCTGCGTTGGCTGCGGAGCGAGGACTGGGTCCTGCCCTACATCCTCATCACCGCGTTCGGGAGCCCGGCAGTGGAGCACGAGGCGCTGTGGGCCGGCGCCGACGCAATCCTCGCGAAGCCGTTCGAGCTCGATCACCTGCGCGCGACCGTGCAGGCCCTCATCGGGGGCATGACGGCCGGGGGAAGCCCGCTGTGA
- a CDS encoding HupE/UreJ family protein → MTAVRGTTIASALAVVLLGTTARDLAAHGPPPVGVRVEAHTDGAVEITIDHELALTAVPRVDISVSCARRGPPRRHMHGTRVRTTQGWSCDASLADGDVYIDGLVDGGPDAMVAVSLDGDTLVRDVATVAAPRVHVPPRASALATFASFVARGLAHLWRGADHLAFALALMLLARSRRATIAALTAFTLGHSLTLVAATLGWLRIPVAWAELGIAASLVAVAFELAVARARPRAGRLALAAALAGLLHGLGFATALLDAEGGVASLDGRLAPALVGFNVGIELGQVSLVLLAVLAQVALVRAGIRVPVHGRAWFGHGLGMIACMWCIARALALA, encoded by the coding sequence GTGACGGCGGTGCGCGGCACGACGATCGCGAGCGCGCTCGCGGTGGTGCTGCTCGGCACCACGGCGCGCGACCTCGCCGCCCATGGGCCGCCGCCGGTCGGGGTGCGCGTCGAGGCCCACACCGATGGCGCGGTGGAGATCACGATCGATCACGAGCTCGCGCTCACGGCGGTGCCGAGGGTGGATATCTCCGTATCGTGTGCACGCCGCGGGCCGCCGCGACGGCACATGCACGGCACGCGCGTGCGCACGACCCAGGGGTGGTCGTGCGATGCGTCGCTGGCCGACGGCGACGTGTACATCGATGGGCTCGTCGACGGCGGCCCCGATGCGATGGTGGCGGTCTCGCTCGACGGCGACACGCTCGTGCGCGACGTCGCGACCGTCGCTGCGCCGCGGGTACACGTGCCGCCGCGCGCCTCGGCGCTCGCGACCTTCGCGAGCTTCGTCGCGCGGGGCCTGGCGCACCTGTGGCGCGGCGCCGATCACCTCGCGTTTGCGCTGGCGCTGATGCTGTTGGCCCGCTCGCGTCGGGCGACGATCGCCGCGCTGACGGCCTTCACGCTCGGGCACAGCCTCACGCTCGTCGCCGCGACGCTGGGGTGGTTGCGCATCCCGGTCGCGTGGGCCGAGCTCGGCATCGCCGCCAGCCTCGTGGCGGTGGCGTTCGAGCTCGCCGTCGCGCGAGCGCGGCCACGCGCCGGGCGGCTCGCGCTCGCGGCCGCGCTCGCGGGCCTCTTGCACGGGCTCGGCTTCGCGACCGCGCTGCTCGACGCCGAGGGCGGTGTGGCCAGCCTCGACGGTCGCCTGGCCCCCGCGCTGGTCGGCTTCAACGTCGGCATCGAGCTCGGCCAGGTCTCGCTGGTGCTGCTCGCCGTGCTCGCGCAGGTGGCCCTCGTGCGCGCGGGCATCCGCGTGCCGGTGCACGGACGCGCGTGGTTCGGCCATGGCCTCGGGATGATCGCGTGCATGTGGTGCATCGCGCGGGCGCTCGCGCTCGCGTGA
- a CDS encoding peptidyl-prolyl cis-trans isomerase, with the protein MSAPGRSALVLLRFAVGGALCFVADRWLGDGPSLRVEVRDGADAPAVAQAIDEALLLELAEARGWPHTDAIVRGRLSALLAAVEGDGPEDAIATAIDMGLHRRDPIARARLLGAARRALGREADDAPGAIELLRELALHPQAQTGAIHVRFDRERVACDDAAAASVGADALPWPWGWPRPEVAYALPRVRMRLGDAVADALATVPTGQWSDPLRGPLGCHRVRVRERSGGALRPWPHGLVTLLQSVLARRHDAVVRRELARRQRDRTVAIEVVP; encoded by the coding sequence GTGAGCGCGCCTGGTCGCAGCGCGTTGGTGTTGCTGCGGTTCGCGGTCGGCGGTGCGCTGTGCTTCGTGGCGGACCGGTGGCTCGGCGACGGGCCGTCGCTGCGGGTCGAGGTGCGCGACGGCGCCGACGCGCCCGCCGTCGCGCAGGCGATCGACGAGGCGCTGTTGCTCGAGCTCGCCGAGGCGCGCGGGTGGCCGCACACCGACGCGATCGTGCGTGGGCGGCTGTCGGCCCTGCTCGCCGCGGTCGAGGGTGATGGGCCCGAGGATGCGATCGCGACGGCGATCGACATGGGGCTGCACCGACGCGATCCCATCGCACGCGCACGGCTGCTCGGTGCGGCCCGTCGCGCGCTCGGTCGCGAGGCCGACGATGCGCCGGGGGCGATCGAGCTGCTGCGCGAGCTGGCCTTGCACCCGCAGGCGCAGACCGGTGCGATCCACGTGCGCTTCGATCGCGAGCGCGTCGCGTGCGACGATGCAGCGGCCGCGAGCGTGGGCGCCGACGCGCTGCCGTGGCCGTGGGGCTGGCCGCGACCCGAGGTGGCCTACGCGCTGCCGCGCGTGCGCATGCGGCTCGGCGATGCAGTCGCCGATGCGCTCGCGACGGTGCCGACGGGCCAGTGGAGCGATCCGCTGCGAGGGCCGCTCGGGTGCCACCGCGTGCGGGTGCGCGAGCGCAGCGGCGGCGCGCTGCGCCCGTGGCCGCACGGGCTCGTGACGCTGCTGCAGAGCGTGCTGGCGCGGCGCCACGACGCGGTGGTGCGCCGTGAACTCGCGCGCCGCCAGCGTGACCGCACGGTGGCGATCGAGGTGGTGCCGTGA